A single genomic interval of Hevea brasiliensis isolate MT/VB/25A 57/8 chromosome 4, ASM3005281v1, whole genome shotgun sequence harbors:
- the LOC110657334 gene encoding uncharacterized protein LOC110657334 → MRPNYYITPMTTVLCPGRFILCFPRFTLWRNKIRVGGNLASLSQRFPNWSLTRLCSNSMNHLTSDAADEAANSQNDAADLKGEKSEDVVVQYVVLRRDVIETWPLGSVVTQGCHASVSAVWANKEDPDTLQYCSPENIDSMHKVTLEVKGEAQLLNLSEKLSAGGIAHKLWIEQPENIPTCLATKPYPKSIVALFFKKLKLCK, encoded by the exons ATGAG GCCAAATTACTATATTACCCCAATGACGACTGTTCTCTGCCCGGGTCGTTTCATTCTCTGCTTCCCTCGTTTCACTCTTTGGCGAAATAAAATTAGGGTTGGCGGCAATCTCGCCTCTCTTTCCCAACGTTTCCCGAATTGGTCACTGACTAGACTTTGCTCGAACTCAATGAATCATCTCACATCTGATGCGGCGGATGAGGCGGCCAATTCTCAGAATGATGCCGCTGATTTGAAAGGCGAAAAGTCGGAGGACGTGGTGGTGCAGTACGTGGTGTTGCGGCGAGACGTAATTGAAACATGGCCGCTGGGGAGCGTGGTGACTCAGGGATGCCATGCCTCTGTTAGTGCAGTTTGGGCCAACAAAGAAGATCCTGACACTCTTCAATATTGTAGCCCTGAAAACATCGATTCAATGCATAAG gttACTCTTGAAGTGAAAGGAGAAGCACAGTTGTTGAACTTGTCAGAGAAGCTCAGCGCTGGAGGCATTGCTCATAAGCTGTGGATTGAACAACCCGAAAATATTCCTACCTGCCTTGCAACCAAGCCTTATCCCAAATCAATTGTGGCATTGTTTTTCAAGAAGTTGAAACTTTGCAAGTGA
- the LOC110657333 gene encoding coatomer subunit beta-1 codes for MEKSCTLLVHFDKGTPAIANEIKEALEGNDVPAKVDAMKKAISLLLNGETLPQLFITIVRYVLPSEDHTIQKLLLLYLEIIEKTDAKGRVLPEMILICQNLRNNLQHPNEYIRGVTLRFLCRLNETEIIEPLIPSVLQNLEHRHPFIRRNAILAVMAIYKLPQGEQLLVDAPEMIEKVLSTEQDQSTKRNAFLMLFTCAQDRAINYLLTHVDRVSEWGELLQMVVLELIRKVCRTNRGEKGKYIKIIISLLNAPSTAVIYECAGTLVSLSSAPTAIRSAAGTYCQLLLSQSDNNVKLIVLDRLNELKTSHRDIMVDLIMDVLRALSSPNLDIRRKTLDIVLELITPRNINEVVLMLKKEVVKTQNGELEKNGEYRQMLIQAIHSCAIKFPEVASTVVHLLMDFLGDSNVASAIDVVVFVREIIETNPKLRVSIITRLLDTFYQIRAARVCSCALWIIGEYCLSLSEVENGIATIKQCLGELPFYSVSEEGEAPDTSKKPPQANSITVSSRRPAILADGTYATQSAASETSFSPPTIVQGTPSSGNLRSLLLTGDFFLGSVVMCTLTKLVLRLEEVQPSRVEVNKASTQALLIMVSMLQLGQSSVLPHPIDNDSYDRILLCIRLLCNTGDDIRKIWLQSCRQSFVKMLSEKQLRETEELKAKAQVSHAQPDDLIDFYHLKSRKGMSQLELEDEVQDDLKRATGEFIKDGDDANKLNRILQLTGFSDPVYAEAYVTVHHYDIVLDVTVINRTKETLQNLCLELATMGDLKLVERPQNYTLAPESSKQIKANIKVSSTETGVIFGNIVYETSNVLERTVVVLNDIHIDIMDYISPAVCTDAAFRTMWAEFEWENKVAVNTIIQDEKEFLDHIMKSTNMKCLTAPSALDGECGFLAANLYAKSVFGEDALVNVSIEKQADGKLSGYIRIRSKTQGIALSLGDKITLKQKGGS; via the exons ATGGAGAAATCCTGTACTCTGCTTGTTCACTTCGACAAAGGAACACCAGCTATTGCCAATGAGATTAAAGAAGCACTTGAAGGAAATGATGTACCAGCAAAGGTAGATGCCATGAAGAAGGCAATCAGTCTTTTGCTGAATGGTGAAACACTTCCCCAGCTCTTCATTACAATTGTTAGATATGTTTTGCCCTCTGAGGACCACACAATCCAAAAACTGTTGCTTCTATACTTGGAGATTATTGAAAAAACCGATGCCAAGGGTCGGGTGTTGCCTGAAATGATTTTGATATGCCAAAACTTGAGGAACAACCTTCAGCACCCAAATGAATACATTCGTGGGGTGACATTGAGGTTTTTGTGTCGCTTGAATGAAACAGAAATAATTGAGCCATTGATCCCTTCGGTTCTGCAAAATCTGGAGCATCGGCATCCGTTTATCAGGAGGAATGCTATATTAGCTGTGATGGCTATATATAAGCTTCCCCAGGGTGAGCAACTTTTGGTTGATGCTCCTGAAATGATTGAAAAGGTTCTTTCAACTGAGCAGGACCAATCTACTAAGAGGAATGCATTTCTTATGCTTTTTACATGTGCACAGGATCGAGCCATTAATTATCTTTTGACCCATGTCGATAGGGTTTCTGAATGGGGTGAATTACTTCAGATGGTTGTGTTGGAGTTGATTCGGAAGGTGTGCCGAACAAATCGAGGAGAGAAGGGCAAGTACATTAAGATCATTATATCTTTGTTAAATGCCCCTTCTACTGCagttatttatgaatgtgctggGACACTTGTTTCACTCTCATCTGCCCCTACTGCTATTAGAAGTGCTGCTGGCACCTATTGTCAGCTTCTTTTGTCTCAGAGTGATAACAATGTGAAGCTTATTGTGCTTGATCGGCTGAATGAGCTCAAGACATCTCATAGAGATATCATGGTTGATCTAATTATGGATGTGCTTAGGGCACTCTCCAGCCCAAATCTTGACATTCGGAGGAAGACGCTTGATATTGTCCTTGAGTTGATCACACCACGGAACATCAATGAGGTTGTTCTTATGTTGAAGAAGGAGGTTGTTAAGACTCAGAATGGAGAGCTTGAGAAGAATGGGGAGTACAGACAAATGCTTATTCAAGCTATTCATTCTTGTGCTATTAAGTTCCCAGAAGTTGCAAGCACAGTGGTTCATCTGTTGATGGATTTCCTTGGAGATAGCAATGTTGCTTCAGCTATTGATGTGGTTGTTTTTGTTCGTGAGATAATAGAAACCAATCCTAAACTAAGGGTTTCCATAATAACTAGGCTGTTGGACACTTTCTACCAAATCAGAGCGGCAAGGGTCTGCTCTTGTGCTCTTTGGATTATTGGAGAGTATTGCCTGTCTCTTTCTGAAGTTGAGAATGGCATTGCTACCATCAAGCAGTGCCTCGGGGAGTTGCCTTTTTATTCAGTTTCAGAAGAAGGTGAAGCACCTGATACTTCAAAGAAGCCTCCACAGGCAAATTCCATTACTGTTTCTTCAAGGAGACCAGCTATTCTTGCTGATGGGACATATGCAACACAGAGTGCTGCCTCTGAAACCTCATTTTCTCCTCCTACCATTGTCCAGGGGACCCCATCTTCAGGTAATTTGAGGTCCCTTCTCCTCACTGGTGATTTTTTCCTTGGATCAGTTGTCATGTGCACTCTGACAAAGCTCGTTCTGAGATTGGAAGAGGTGCAGCCTTCTAGAGTTGAGGTGAACAAGGCATCCACACAGGCGTTATTGATTATGGTTTCAATGCTACAATTAGGACAATCTTCAGTTTTGCCACACCCAATTGATAACGATTCTTATGATAGGATTCTACTCTGCATAAGATTACTGTGCAATACTGGTGATGACATCAGAAAGATATGGTTGCAGTCTTGCCGTCAGAGTTTTGTAAAAATGCTTTCAGAGAAACAATTGAGGGAAACTGAGGAATTAAAAGCAAAAGCTCAGGTTTCTCATGCACAACCAGATGACCTGATTGATTTCTACCATTTGAAGAGCAGGAAG GGTATGAGTCAGCTGGAGTTAGAAGATGAAGTTCAAGATGATTTGAAACGTGCAACTGGAGAGTTTATCAAGGATGGGGATGACGCAAACAAGCTTAACCGCATCCTTCAACTCACTGGATTTAGTGACCCTGTCTATGCTGAGGCATATGTAACGGTTCATCACTATGATATTGTACTTGATGTTACAGTAATCAACCGGACAAAGGAAACTCTTCAGAATTTGTGCTTGGAGTTAGCAACTATGGGTGATCTTAAACTTGTTGAGCGTCCACAAAATTATACACTTGCTCCCGAATCAAGCAAGCAAATAAAGGCCAATATCAAGGTGTCCTCAACTGAAACCGGTGTAATTTTTGGGAACATTGTTTATGAGACATCAAATGTGCTTGAGCGGACGGTTGTTGTCCTTAATGACATCCACATCGATATTATGGACTATATCTCTCCTGCAGTTTGTACAGATGCTGCTTTTAGAACAATGTGGGCAGAGTTTGAATGGGAAAATAAG GTTGCTGTTAATACAATTATTCAAGATGAGAAGGAATTCCTGGACCATATTATGAAGTCAACCAACATGAAGTGTCTCACTGCACC GTCTGCACTAGATGGTGAATGCGGATTTCTAGCCGCTAACTTGTATGCGAAAAGTGTTTTTGGGGAGGATGCTCTGGTAAATGTAAGCATTGAAAAACAGGCAGATGGGAAGCTTAGTGGATACATCAGGATAAGGAGCAAGACCCAGGGAATTGCTCTGAGTCTGGGTGATAAGATCACTCTCAAGCAGAAGGGAGGCAGTTAA
- the LOC110657276 gene encoding uncharacterized protein LOC110657276 has protein sequence MGRQNRKVLGHLKKAVKKLKFLLSFNLRRWRLASILNNASKRQRRLSFSDRLGLHGCIEDVESDQNKWDRVLQRTKSYAYEEDIDQRAEIFIENFRRQLLLERQVSLQLRYYRWNSFTRDY, from the coding sequence ATGGGCAGACAAAATAGGAAGGTGCTAGGCCACCTGAAGAAGGCTGTGAAGAAGCTGAAGTTTCTATTAAGCTTTAATCTCAGGCGATGGCGCTTAGCTTCGATTCTCAACAATGCCTCTAAAAGGCAGCGGCGTTTGAGTTTTAGCGATCGATTAGGGTTGCATGGGTGTATTGAAGATGTAGAATCAGATCAAAACAAGTGGGATCGAGTCCTTCAAAGGACCAAAAGTTACGCTTATGAGGAGGACATTGACCAGAGAGCGGAGATTTTCATAGAGAACTTTCGTCGGCAACTCTTGCTAGAAAGACAGGTTTCTTTGCAGCTACGATACTACCGATGGAATAGTTTCACCAGGGACTATTGA
- the LOC110657275 gene encoding LOW QUALITY PROTEIN: uncharacterized protein LOC110657275 (The sequence of the model RefSeq protein was modified relative to this genomic sequence to represent the inferred CDS: deleted 1 base in 1 codon): MATKTKDGNSALKKEKKVTSSSNSHNIHKQANNPKPATGSSTDKDKSTPSSKPVPNYLKPTFSSRSESLNLVGKTINEDATPKLLRGRSFDRPSSAARAQKSLISPDHKERLASRDRPMAIQSSSFSASSRTRTSTKPALERSFRSLKPIRSQASGAGVIKRSSSFSRVSNLSKNGSNPNAPHSSKVPNSRHSTEALSLETGQERYEEFMVQEPRDGKCWKEGRRRCCKIIRLKIVKIRELSLVKFPHFYPRRQHRLRIIKVNYMKIMKTKINIEGEENHRSNNHSEEGNADDAKVESDEDKGEEENAKEKAACSEEPVDEKKKEDIDQGNENERSKELKSK, from the exons ATGGCAACAAAAACTAAGGATGGTAATAGCGCC ctgaagaaggagaagaaggtcACATCCTCTTCAAATTCTCACAACATCCACAAACAAGCAAATAATCCCAAACCAGCCACCGGAAGCTCCACTGACAAAGATAAATCAACCCCATCAAGCAAACCAGTCCCAAACTATCTAAAACCTACATTTAGTTCAAGGTCAGAGTCATTAAATCTTGTCGGGAAAACTATCAATGAAGATGCAACCCCAAAGCTTCTTAGAGGAAGATCCTTCGATAGGCCTTCATCAGCGGCTCGTGCACAAAAGTCACTCATCTCTCCTGACCATAAAGAGAGATTGGCTTCTCGGGACAGACCAATGGCAATTCAATCTTCCTCTTTTTCAGCATCATCAAGAACTCGAACTTCAACTAAACCTGCTTTGGAAAGAAGTTTCAGGTCACTTAAGCCTATAAGGTCTCAGGCATCAGGTGCAGGGGTTATAAAGAGGAGCTCAAGCTTCTCGAGGGTCTCAAATCTATCCAAGAATGGGAGTAATCCTAATGCTCCTCATTCATCAAAAGTTCCAAATAGTCGACATAGCACTGAAGCTTTGAGTCTTGAAACTGGGCAAGAAAGATACGAAGAATTTATGGTTCAAGAGCCTCGAGATGGCAAATGTTGGAAGGAAGGAAGACGCAGATGCTGCAAGATAATCCGGTTAAAGATAGTGAAGATTAGAGAGTTAAGCCTTGTGAAATTTCCACATTTCTATCCCAGGAGGCAGCACAGGTTGAGAATAATAAAAGTGAATTACATGAAGATCATGAAAACGAAAATAAACATTGAGGGAGAAGAGAATCACAGAAGCAATAATCACTCTGAAGAGGGTAATGCAGATGATGCTAAAGTTGAAAGTGATGAAGacaaaggagaagaagagaatgcAAAAGAAAAGGCAGCTTGTTCTGAAGAACCTGTAGATGAAAAAAAGAAGGAAGATATAGACCAAGGAAATGAAAATGAAAGAAGCAAGGAGCTCAAGTCCAAGTAA